One Festucalex cinctus isolate MCC-2025b chromosome 1, RoL_Fcin_1.0, whole genome shotgun sequence genomic region harbors:
- the ndufa4a gene encoding cytochrome c oxidase subunit NDUFA4L, producing MLATIRKQLRNHPALIPLFFFIGGGTLMSGMYLARLALKSPDVCWDRRNPEPWNKLDPTYQYKFFAINMDYSKLKKEGPDF from the exons ATGTTGGCCACGATCCGCAAGCAACTTAGGAACCACCCAGCT TTgattccactttttttcttcatcggCGGTGGCACACTCATGTCTGGCATGTACCTGGCTCGACTGGCCCTGAAAAGCCCGGATGTCTG CTGGGATCGCAGGAACCCCGAGCCCTGGAATAAGTTAGACCCAACTTATCAGTACAAG TTTTTCGCAATCAACATGGACTACAGCAAACTGAAGAAGGAAGGTCCCGACTTCTAA